In Zingiber officinale cultivar Zhangliang chromosome 8B, Zo_v1.1, whole genome shotgun sequence, a single genomic region encodes these proteins:
- the LOC122014586 gene encoding uncharacterized protein LOC122014586: MRRTILSMNAISFGLVATAILVSMFLIMALFEHLIAPRVSLLRSSRRNARDSSSEIRRSHAPVHSHEKAQTSATVGNEHEGDVFVVMPGEKHPTFLALPSPREGMTWPSSGP; encoded by the exons ATGCGCAGGACTATTCTTTCCATGAATGCCATCTCCTTCGGATTAGTAGCCACTGCAATCTTGGTTTCTATGTTCCTCATCATGGCACTGTTCGAGCACCTTATCGCGCCGAGGGTATCCTTGCTCCGGTCGTCACGGCGCAATGCCCGAGATTCATCGTCGGAGATTCGCCGGTCACATGCTCCGGTTCACTCGCACGAGAAAGCCCAAACTTCAGCGACA GTTGGGAATGAGCATGAAGGCGATGTGTTTGTGGTAATGCCGGGAGAAAAGCATCCCACCTTCCTGGCTCTTCCTTCGCCGAGAGAGGGAATGACTTGGCCTTCCAGTGGTCCTTAA
- the LOC122017831 gene encoding DNA repair RAD52-like protein 1, mitochondrial — translation MASWVRTRSLFSRRASHYAAPPSTSPSRFYAAAEAAFARSSSSLAKKAKAGSPLEQAPPTAAISEDEDVPTSGISRPLSEILKELNKKIPESLVSTRLEGDAALKYVPWHFLNRILNVHAPEWSGEIRNIVYSADGGSVTVVYRITLYGTDAEIYREASGTADAAHNTSYGVQKAEAMAFRRACARLGLGLHLYYEDAS, via the exons ATGGCTAGCTGGGTCCGAACCCGCTCCCTTTTCTCCCGCCGTGCCTCTCACTACGCTGCTCCGCCGTCGACTTCGCCTTCGCGCTTCTACGCTGCGGCGGAGGCAGCGTTCGCCAggtcctcttcttccttggccaaGAAGGCGAAAGCAGGCTCCCCACTGGAACAGGCACCGCCCACAGCGGCGATTTCGGAGGACGAGGACGTGCCTACCTCGGGAATCAGCCGGCCTCTGTCGGAGATCCTTAAAGAACTCAACAAGAAAATTCCCGAGTCTCTCGTCTCGACCCGCCTCGAAGGGGATGCCGCTCTAAAATACGTTCCCTG GCACTTCCTCAATCGAATTCTAAACGTGCATGCCCCTG AATGGTCTGGTGAGATTCGAAATATTGTCTATTCTGCTGATGGAGGTTCAGTGACTGTTGTGTATCGGATAACGCTGTATGGGACTGATGCAGAG ATATATCGAGAAGCTTCTGGAACTGCTGATGCTGCTCATAATACCAGCTATGGGGTGCAGAAGGCAGAAGCAATGGCTTTCCGCCGAGCGTGTGCACGTCTCGGACTAGGACTTCATCTTTACTATGAAGATGCATCATAA